The Cucumis melo cultivar AY chromosome 5, USDA_Cmelo_AY_1.0, whole genome shotgun sequence genome has a segment encoding these proteins:
- the LOC103496900 gene encoding cytochrome P450 714C2-like has protein sequence MELELEAARSTMAVMVLTLMPLLFFLISLHLFQSYFWKPKTLRSKLRKQGIDGPPPSSLLGNLSEIKNIRALTSQTKSKQHDSITHGWTSILFPHLELWRNQYGQNFVYSSGTIQILCITEMETVKEISLWTSLGLGKPDHLSKDRGPLLGLGILASSGPIWVHQRKIIAPQLYLDKVKGMTSLMVESTNAMLRSWEIKVENDGGQSEINVDDDLRALSADIISKACFGSNYSEGKEIFLKLRSLQVVMSKGSIGIPGFRYIPTKNNREIWRLEKEIESIVLNVVNERNGQSSHEKDLLQMILEGAKSLEEDGNSLKISRDKFIVDNCKNIYFAGHETTAITASWCLMLLAAHPDWQARVRSEVLQCCQDRPINADAIKNMKMLTMVIQETLRLYPPAVFVTRQAMEDIKLKNITIPKGMNVQIPIPILQQDIHLWGPDAHSFNPQRFNNGIVKACKNPQAYMPFGVGPRVCAGQNFAMVELKLIVGLVVSRFEFSLSPFYKHSPAFRLVVEPENGVILHVRKL, from the exons ATGGAATTAGAGCTCGAAGCCGCCAGATCAACAATGGCGGTGATGGTACTCACTCTGATGCCActtcttttcttcttaatttCTCTCCATCTCTTCCAATCCTACTTCTGGAAACCGAAAACACTAAGATCCAAGCTTCGTAAACAAGGAATCGACGGTCCTCCACCATCTTCTCTCCTTGGGAACCTCTCTGAAATCAAGAACATCCGAGCCCTAACTTCACAGACAAAGAGCAAACAACACGATTCCATTACTCATGGCTGGACTTCTATTCTCTTCCCGCATTTGGAGCTATGGCGGAATCAATACG GGCAGAACTTTGTGTATTCAAGCGGAACGATTCAGATATTGTGCATAACGGAGATGGAGACGGTGAAGGAGATCAGTCTTTGGACGTCGTTGGGTTTAGGGAAGCCTGATCACTTGTCTAAGGATCGTGGGCCCTTATTGGGCCTTGGTATTTTGGCTTCCAGTGGCCCaatttgggttcaccaaaggaAGATCATTGCTCCTCAACTATATCTTGATAAAGTTAAG GGAATGACAAGTCTAATGGTGGAATCTACGAATGCCATGCTAAGATCATGGGAAATTAAAGTCGAAAATGATGGGGGACAATCCGAAATAAATGTTGATGACGATTTGAGAGCCCTGTCTGCCGATATTATCTCAAAAGCCTGTTTCGGAAGCAATTATTCTGAAGGAAAAGAGATATTTCTAAAACTTAGATCCCTTCAAGTTGTCATGTCCAAAGGAAGTATCGGTATTCCTGGTTTCAG GTACATCCCCACCAAAAACAATAGAGAAATATGGAGGCTAGAGAAGGAAATCGAGTCAATAGTTTTAAATGTGGTAAACGAACGAAATGGGCAATCTTCACACGAGAAAGACTTGTTGCAAATGATTCTTGAGGGTGCAAAAAGTCTCGAAGAAGATGGCAACTCGTTGAAAATATCACGGGACAAGTTCATTGTTGATAACTGCAAAAATATATACTTTGCCGGTCATGAGACGACAGCAATAACAGCATCATGGTGCTTGATGTTACTAGCAGCACATCCTGATTGGCAAGCTCGTGTTCGTTCTGAGGTGCTTCAATGTTGTCAAGATCGGCCTATCAATGCTGATGCCATTAAGAACATGAAGATG CTGACAATGGTGATACAAGAGACATTGAGGCTGTATCCACCTGCTGTTTTTGTCACAAGACAAGCAATGGaagatataaaattaaaaaacattacAATTCCGAAAGGGATGAATGTTCAAATTCCAATCCCGATCCTACAGCAGGACATTCATCTCTGGGGACCCGATGCACACTCGTTCAATCCACAGAGGTTCAATAATGGCATTGTCAAAGCTTGCAAGAACCCACAGGCTTATATGCCATTCGGGGTTGGCCCACGCGTGTGTGCCGGACAAAACTTTGCAATGGTAGAGCTGAAACTGATAGTTGGCCTCGTTGTGTCAAGATTTGAGTTCTCTCTTTCACCTTTTTATAAGCATTCCCCTGCCTTCAGGTTGGTTGTGGAGCCTGAAAATGGAGTTATTCTCCATGTGAGGAAGCTATGA